The following coding sequences are from one Seonamhaeicola sp. ML3 window:
- a CDS encoding radical SAM protein: MPIRKYTYYDYTQSLCPECLRRVDAKIVFENGKVYMLKRCPEHGNSKVLIADDIEYYKNIRNYNKPSETPYLFNTKTHYGCPYDCGLCPDHEQHSCLTVVEVTDRCNLTCPTCYAGSSPSYGRHRTLEEVKEMLDTIVKNEKEPDVVQISGGEPTIHPQFWGILDYAKSLHIRHLMLNTNGIKIAKDFEFAKRLKTYAPDFEIYLQFDSFENSVLQELRGADLWDIRKQALENLNALNLSTTLVVTLQKDLNDHEIGKIIDFALQQKCVRGVTFQPTQIAGRLDNFNPETDRMTLTEVRRNIMEQTDIFTSDDLLPVPCNPDALVMGYALKLDGEVFPLTRYINPNDLLDNSKNTIIYEQDEQLHGKMIELFSTGNSVEVAEENLKSIMCCLPNINAPNLGYDNLFRIIIMQFIDAYNFDVRAIKKSCVHIVDKDNKIIPFETMNLFYRDDKKERLEELRNEIN, from the coding sequence ATGCCCATTAGAAAATATACTTACTACGACTACACCCAAAGCCTATGCCCTGAATGTTTACGCCGTGTAGATGCAAAAATTGTATTTGAAAATGGTAAGGTTTATATGTTAAAGCGTTGCCCTGAACACGGAAATTCTAAGGTGTTGATTGCAGACGATATTGAGTACTATAAAAACATTAGAAATTACAATAAACCGAGTGAAACACCGTATTTGTTTAACACGAAAACACACTATGGATGCCCCTATGATTGTGGATTGTGTCCAGACCATGAGCAGCACTCCTGCCTTACGGTGGTTGAGGTGACCGACCGCTGTAATTTAACCTGCCCAACTTGTTATGCGGGGTCTTCTCCAAGCTATGGAAGGCATCGCACTTTGGAAGAAGTTAAAGAGATGTTAGACACCATTGTGAAGAATGAAAAGGAACCTGATGTGGTGCAAATTTCGGGTGGAGAACCAACAATTCACCCACAATTTTGGGGCATTTTGGATTATGCAAAGTCGTTGCATATAAGGCATTTGATGTTGAATACCAACGGTATAAAAATTGCTAAGGATTTTGAGTTTGCAAAACGTTTAAAAACCTATGCTCCTGATTTTGAAATCTATTTACAATTTGATTCTTTTGAAAATTCTGTATTGCAAGAATTACGCGGCGCCGACTTATGGGATATTCGCAAACAGGCCTTAGAAAATTTGAATGCGCTTAATTTATCCACAACTTTAGTAGTAACGCTTCAAAAAGACTTAAATGATCATGAGATTGGGAAAATAATCGACTTTGCTCTACAACAAAAATGCGTGCGTGGTGTTACGTTTCAGCCTACGCAAATTGCGGGAAGATTAGATAATTTTAACCCCGAAACCGATAGAATGACACTAACTGAAGTGCGCCGAAATATTATGGAACAGACTGATATTTTTACCTCGGACGATTTATTGCCCGTACCTTGTAATCCTGATGCTTTAGTGATGGGGTATGCTTTAAAATTAGATGGTGAAGTGTTTCCGTTAACCCGATACATTAACCCTAACGATTTACTAGATAATAGCAAAAACACCATTATTTACGAGCAAGATGAGCAACTGCACGGGAAAATGATTGAACTGTTCAGCACAGGAAATTCTGTGGAAGTTGCCGAAGAAAATCTAAAAAGCATTATGTGTTGCTTGCCTAATATTAATGCACCAAATCTGGGTTACGACAATTTATTTCGTATTATTATCATGCAATTTATTGATGCTTACAACTTTGATGTGCGCGCCATAAAGAAATCTTGTGTGCATATTGTGGATAAGGACAATAAGATTATTCCGTTTGAAACCATGAATTTATTTTATCGGGATGATAAAAAGGAACGTTTAGAAGAATTAAGAAATGAAATTAATTGA
- a CDS encoding DUF4345 domain-containing protein — translation MVLKKSDILNKIHLIISIVIVIPVALLYGFNPSENFNIQLQTIDELNAFKAIMGLYLGFAVLWILGVCNTKFLKIALMSNMVFMLGLGFGRLISLVLDGTPTLVYIFGTAGEFVLGFYGFWVLKTGYHRTANT, via the coding sequence ATGGTACTTAAAAAATCAGATATTCTAAACAAAATCCATCTTATAATTTCGATTGTTATTGTTATTCCTGTTGCATTATTATATGGCTTCAATCCAAGTGAAAACTTCAACATTCAGCTTCAAACAATTGATGAACTCAATGCATTTAAAGCTATTATGGGCTTGTATTTAGGATTTGCTGTACTTTGGATATTAGGAGTTTGTAACACCAAATTTCTGAAGATAGCATTGATGAGTAATATGGTTTTTATGTTGGGTTTGGGGTTTGGTAGACTTATAAGTTTGGTTCTAGATGGTACCCCTACGCTTGTTTATATTTTTGGAACCGCTGGAGAGTTTGTTTTAGGTTTTTATGGTTTTTGGGTTTTAAAAACCGGCTATCATCGCACCGCAAACACCTAA
- a CDS encoding LytTR family DNA-binding domain-containing protein, with amino-acid sequence MKTPYTTIIVDDEAPARLGLENLLKAFPETFQVIDTAENVTTAKEKIEHLKPDIIFLDIEMPGQTGFDLLAQLQIIPMVVFCTAYDEYALKAFETNSVDYLVKPVKESRLKKTVEKLKTFNEPVYSQDILSVLREISALKQDKKMTSITVKKNNKLIFVKLDEVAYFEASDNYTTIHCGTQKHLSSETISALEQKLPDNFLRIHRGIIINKDFVKDIQKYFNSRYTITLNNSKQSSVTSGRSYNAVIKDWIDA; translated from the coding sequence ATGAAGACGCCATATACTACTATAATTGTTGATGACGAAGCGCCTGCTAGATTGGGCTTGGAAAATTTGTTAAAGGCATTTCCTGAAACCTTTCAAGTTATTGATACCGCAGAGAATGTTACAACAGCCAAAGAAAAGATAGAGCACCTTAAACCCGATATTATCTTTTTAGATATAGAAATGCCTGGGCAAACCGGTTTTGATTTATTGGCTCAATTACAAATAATACCCATGGTGGTGTTTTGTACGGCTTACGACGAATATGCCCTGAAAGCCTTTGAAACCAATAGTGTCGATTATTTGGTTAAACCCGTTAAGGAGTCCCGACTTAAAAAAACAGTGGAAAAACTGAAGACCTTTAATGAACCTGTGTATTCCCAAGATATTTTAAGTGTATTACGAGAAATTTCAGCGTTAAAGCAAGACAAGAAAATGACCTCCATAACGGTCAAAAAAAACAATAAGTTAATTTTTGTAAAGCTAGATGAGGTTGCGTATTTCGAGGCTAGTGATAATTACACAACCATTCATTGTGGGACACAAAAACACTTGAGTAGCGAAACGATTTCAGCTTTAGAACAAAAACTACCCGATAACTTTTTACGTATTCACAGAGGTATTATCATCAATAAAGATTTTGTAAAAGACATTCAAAAATACTTTAATAGCAGGTACACCATTACTTTAAACAACTCTAAACAATCTAGTGTTACTTCGGGAAGGAGTTATAATGCTGTAATTAAGGATTGGATTGATGCTTAG
- a CDS encoding sensor histidine kinase: MKNLFFLILVLVVIDVTMVSSNSESINEKIFNNELNEQKDPTWERIITQVYGRGISKSKTLLKYKGPVLFKLSGAVDKDSLAFDNTLQYFKGLLPHLEIDYFSNYISRHEISKDSMVNGYPIKHLNSFAIKFEINNSGTVSFGENPWYDVIDDETFVHFQSFSMSSNQKRMAGYINSLTRFNFFSNIINSSERAKLFKNVMFKILSAKSFHISDDYVNQNISESDELVLQKFYSPNFEQELKEYMNGVYGWRYANHFLDKDNYLKKVWLIICGIGLLFFILLFSVFHYKKFKYEYLNYFPPILLVTICASSLGRIYKHFTSFNSSMTWMDYMIEDILPSIIFSSLGALLLWFFEKRVIKKSWGLSVNLLFKVLFTFLVFNLPFLAYVIEGRTVSILTYHWSGFLLYGFLSIGRGILIYLNHYSQSLVNEKEVELSKLKQLHAQAETKLLQSQINPHFLYNSLNSIASLAPVDANKTQKMVYALSDLFNYSINRKGKKMSTVKDEIDMVTSYLDIEKIRFGDRLNFKIEVDKGLEHHEIPLFLIQPLVENAVKHGVSQNEGEGKINLSIKRTDNQLLISVGDNGPDFPEGLVSGHGLQTVYDLLRLSYGDRASLNWTNTPEKAITITLPETL; encoded by the coding sequence ATGAAAAACCTATTTTTTTTAATTCTTGTTTTAGTAGTCATTGATGTTACAATGGTTTCTTCTAATTCTGAATCTATCAATGAAAAGATTTTTAATAATGAATTAAATGAACAAAAAGACCCTACTTGGGAACGCATAATAACACAGGTTTATGGTAGAGGTATATCAAAATCAAAAACACTTTTAAAGTATAAAGGTCCTGTGCTATTTAAACTTAGTGGTGCAGTAGATAAAGATAGTTTAGCCTTCGACAATACTTTACAATATTTTAAAGGCTTATTGCCCCATTTAGAAATAGATTATTTTTCAAATTATATCTCCAGGCATGAGATTTCTAAAGATAGTATGGTAAACGGATATCCCATTAAGCATTTAAATTCTTTTGCTATCAAATTTGAAATCAATAACAGTGGTACTGTTTCTTTTGGTGAGAACCCCTGGTATGATGTTATTGATGATGAAACTTTTGTTCATTTTCAATCGTTCTCTATGTCTTCCAATCAAAAAAGAATGGCTGGGTATATTAATTCTCTTACGAGGTTTAATTTCTTTTCTAATATTATTAATTCCTCTGAAAGAGCGAAGTTGTTTAAAAATGTTATGTTTAAAATATTATCTGCAAAGAGCTTTCATATCTCGGATGATTATGTAAATCAAAATATCAGTGAATCCGATGAACTCGTTCTACAAAAATTTTATAGCCCAAATTTTGAACAAGAATTAAAAGAATACATGAACGGCGTTTATGGCTGGAGGTATGCTAATCATTTTTTGGATAAGGACAACTATTTAAAAAAAGTATGGTTGATTATATGTGGCATAGGCCTTCTGTTTTTTATTCTACTATTCAGTGTTTTTCATTACAAGAAGTTCAAATATGAGTATCTAAATTATTTTCCCCCAATTTTATTAGTTACAATTTGCGCTAGTTCTTTAGGTAGGATTTACAAGCATTTTACCTCATTCAACTCAAGTATGACATGGATGGATTACATGATTGAAGATATTTTACCATCTATTATTTTTTCTTCATTGGGAGCATTACTACTTTGGTTTTTTGAGAAACGTGTAATTAAAAAATCTTGGGGATTAAGTGTTAACTTATTGTTCAAAGTATTATTTACGTTTTTAGTTTTCAATTTACCTTTTTTAGCATATGTGATTGAGGGTAGGACTGTTTCAATACTTACATATCATTGGTCGGGATTTTTATTATATGGGTTTTTATCAATCGGTCGCGGAATTCTAATCTATCTAAACCATTATTCGCAGTCGCTAGTAAATGAAAAGGAGGTTGAACTCAGCAAATTAAAGCAACTGCACGCCCAAGCCGAGACCAAATTGTTGCAATCGCAAATCAATCCGCATTTTTTATATAATTCATTAAATTCCATAGCGAGTTTAGCGCCAGTAGATGCAAATAAAACCCAAAAAATGGTATATGCTTTATCAGATTTGTTTAATTATTCCATAAACCGAAAGGGTAAAAAGATGAGTACGGTAAAGGATGAAATAGATATGGTGACCTCGTATTTGGATATTGAAAAAATTAGGTTTGGTGACCGACTAAATTTTAAAATTGAAGTGGATAAAGGATTAGAACATCATGAAATCCCATTATTTTTAATTCAGCCATTGGTAGAAAATGCCGTAAAACATGGTGTTTCTCAAAACGAAGGCGAAGGGAAAATTAATTTGAGTATTAAAAGAACGGATAATCAATTGTTAATCTCAGTTGGTGATAATGGTCCTGATTTTCCTGAAGGTTTAGTCAGTGGTCATGGCCTACAAACCGTTTATGATTTGCTAAGGTTAAGCTATGGCGATAGGGCTTCCTTAAATTGGACCAATACCCCAGAAAAAGCAATTACCATAACCTTACCCGAAACCCTGTAA
- the lepA gene encoding translation elongation factor 4, whose translation MKHIRNFCIIAHIDHGKSTLADRLLDYTGSVTAREKQDQLLDNMDLERERGITIKSHAIQMDYEYKGEKFVLNLIDTPGHVDFSYEVSRSIAACEGALLIVDAAQSIQAQTISNLYLALENDLEIIPVLNKVDLPSANPEEVTDDIVDLLGCDPEEVIHASGKTGFGVDNILAAIIDRIPAPQGNPDAPLQALIFDSVYNTFRGIETYFRVFNGEIKKGQHIKFVATNKDYYADEVGTLMLNQVAKQSVKTGDVGYLITGIKTAKEVKVGDTITDFAKPTTNIVEGFEDVKPMVFAGIYPVDTEDYEELRASMEKLQLNDASLVFQPESSAALGFGFRCGFLGMLHMEIIQERLEREFDMTVITTVPNVSYHAYTNKEPDEVIIVNNPSDLPEPSTINRVEEPFIKATIITKADFVGNVMSLCIEKRGIITNQTYLTTERVELTFEMPLAEIVFDFYDRLKTVSKGYASFDYHPIGMKVSKLVRLDILLNSQPVDALSALIHADNAQTIGRKMCEKLRELIPRQQFDIPIQAAIGAKIVSRETIKALRKDVTAKCYGGDISRKRKLLEKQKKGKKRMRQVGNVEIPQQAFMAVLKLND comes from the coding sequence ATGAAGCACATTAGAAACTTTTGTATTATAGCCCATATTGATCATGGTAAAAGCACCTTGGCAGACCGTTTGTTAGATTATACTGGTTCTGTTACTGCAAGAGAAAAGCAAGACCAGCTTCTTGACAATATGGATTTAGAACGTGAACGCGGTATTACCATTAAAAGTCACGCCATTCAAATGGATTATGAGTACAAAGGTGAAAAGTTTGTTTTAAACCTTATTGATACACCTGGCCACGTAGATTTTAGTTACGAAGTTTCCCGTTCTATAGCCGCTTGTGAAGGCGCCCTACTTATTGTTGATGCGGCGCAGAGTATCCAAGCACAGACCATTTCCAATCTGTATTTGGCCTTGGAGAATGACTTGGAAATTATTCCAGTACTTAATAAAGTAGACTTACCAAGTGCCAACCCAGAAGAAGTTACCGATGATATTGTAGACCTCCTAGGTTGTGACCCAGAAGAAGTGATTCATGCCAGCGGAAAAACAGGCTTTGGCGTAGATAATATTTTGGCCGCTATTATTGATAGAATTCCGGCCCCGCAAGGTAATCCTGATGCACCTCTACAAGCGCTTATTTTTGATTCTGTTTACAATACTTTTAGAGGTATTGAAACCTATTTTAGGGTTTTTAATGGTGAAATTAAAAAAGGGCAACACATTAAATTTGTTGCAACAAATAAAGATTATTATGCCGATGAAGTAGGCACTTTAATGCTTAACCAAGTGGCAAAACAAAGTGTGAAAACGGGAGATGTTGGTTACTTAATTACAGGTATAAAAACGGCAAAAGAAGTAAAGGTAGGAGATACTATTACTGATTTTGCGAAACCTACAACCAACATAGTTGAAGGGTTTGAAGATGTAAAACCTATGGTTTTTGCTGGTATTTACCCTGTAGACACAGAAGATTACGAAGAATTAAGGGCTTCTATGGAAAAACTACAGCTTAATGATGCTTCTTTGGTCTTTCAGCCAGAAAGTTCAGCAGCGCTTGGTTTTGGTTTCCGTTGTGGGTTCTTGGGGATGCTTCATATGGAAATTATCCAGGAACGTTTAGAGCGTGAATTTGATATGACGGTTATCACTACGGTACCCAATGTGTCTTATCATGCTTATACCAATAAAGAGCCAGACGAGGTTATTATTGTAAATAACCCCTCAGACCTACCAGAACCTTCTACTATAAATCGAGTTGAAGAGCCATTTATTAAAGCGACTATTATAACCAAAGCCGATTTTGTTGGTAATGTCATGAGCTTATGTATTGAAAAAAGAGGCATTATCACCAACCAAACGTATTTAACTACAGAACGCGTAGAATTAACTTTTGAAATGCCTTTAGCCGAAATTGTTTTTGATTTTTACGACAGGTTAAAAACAGTATCTAAAGGTTATGCTTCTTTTGATTACCATCCTATAGGGATGAAGGTTTCTAAGTTGGTACGTTTAGATATTTTACTAAATTCACAACCAGTCGATGCGCTTTCTGCATTAATCCATGCAGATAACGCACAGACTATAGGTAGAAAAATGTGCGAGAAGTTAAGAGAGCTTATTCCGCGACAACAATTCGATATTCCAATTCAAGCAGCGATTGGTGCCAAAATCGTTTCTAGGGAAACCATTAAAGCCTTGCGTAAAGATGTTACTGCTAAGTGTTACGGTGGTGATATTTCCCGTAAACGTAAACTTCTTGAAAAACAGAAAAAAGGTAAAAAACGGATGCGCCAAGTGGGGAATGTAGAGATTCCACAGCAAGCGTTTATGGCGGTTTTAAAGCTGAATGATTAA
- the glgA gene encoding glycogen synthase: protein MKALFFTREFPPYVYGGAGVHVEYLAAELAKLMEIDVRCFGDQDEKNDNFTVKGFPYDNALFSDSNSKLKSVFQTLSTGIHMNAEEIDADIVHCHTWYSHFAGIVAKLCYGTPLVITGHSLEPLRPWKREQLGRGYDASSWVEKTALEMADAVIAVSKETKEDILTHFNVDEEKVHVIYNGINLQQYQVTSATDTLDTYGVDKNKPYVLFVGRITRQKGIIHLVNAIKYIEPDTQIVLCAGAPDTPEIGKEMEDAVNEVKKTRDNVIWIDKMVTKEEIIQLYSHADVFCCPSIYEPFGIINIEAMACNTAVVASAVGGIKEVVVDGETGILVPLEQLNEAPFEPVDPDKFSRDLAEGVNKVIGDKALRESMAIKGRKRVEDYFDWIAIAKQTETLYKSLIQNN from the coding sequence ATGAAAGCTCTTTTTTTTACTAGAGAATTTCCACCTTATGTTTATGGTGGCGCCGGAGTTCATGTTGAATATTTAGCTGCTGAATTAGCAAAGCTTATGGAAATTGATGTACGTTGCTTTGGTGATCAAGATGAAAAAAACGACAACTTTACCGTAAAGGGCTTTCCTTATGACAATGCCCTTTTTAGCGATTCTAATAGTAAGCTTAAATCTGTTTTTCAAACATTAAGCACGGGGATTCATATGAATGCCGAAGAAATAGATGCCGATATCGTACACTGTCATACTTGGTACTCGCACTTTGCAGGGATTGTTGCTAAACTGTGTTACGGTACACCATTGGTTATTACGGGACATTCATTAGAACCTTTAAGGCCCTGGAAACGTGAGCAATTGGGCAGAGGTTACGATGCATCTTCATGGGTAGAAAAAACAGCTCTTGAAATGGCCGATGCTGTTATTGCCGTATCTAAAGAAACCAAAGAAGATATCTTAACCCATTTTAATGTCGACGAGGAAAAAGTCCATGTTATCTATAATGGTATTAATCTGCAGCAGTATCAGGTAACTTCTGCAACAGACACATTAGATACTTACGGTGTTGACAAAAACAAACCCTATGTTTTATTTGTGGGTAGAATTACGCGCCAGAAAGGTATTATTCATTTAGTGAATGCCATAAAATATATTGAACCCGACACACAGATTGTACTTTGTGCCGGTGCTCCAGACACCCCCGAAATTGGAAAGGAAATGGAAGATGCCGTAAACGAAGTAAAGAAAACGAGAGACAATGTTATTTGGATAGATAAAATGGTAACCAAAGAAGAAATCATTCAATTGTATTCTCATGCCGATGTATTCTGTTGTCCTTCTATCTACGAACCTTTTGGTATTATAAATATTGAAGCTATGGCTTGTAATACCGCAGTTGTTGCCAGTGCCGTAGGCGGTATTAAAGAGGTTGTTGTAGATGGGGAAACCGGTATTTTAGTGCCTTTGGAACAACTAAACGAAGCGCCTTTTGAACCTGTTGACCCTGATAAATTTTCAAGAGATTTAGCAGAAGGAGTCAACAAAGTTATTGGGGACAAAGCCCTAAGAGAGTCTATGGCGATTAAAGGTAGAAAACGTGTTGAAGACTACTTCGATTGGATAGCCATAGCCAAACAAACCGAAACACTATACAAATCCCTAATACAAAACAACTAA
- a CDS encoding glucose-1-phosphate adenylyltransferase, whose translation MINNKVLSIILGGGQGSRLYPLTQERSKPAVPIAGKYRLVDIPISNCINADIKRIYVLTQFNSAGLNKHIKNTYHFSFFSSAFVDVLAAEQTPQSKTWFQGTADAVRQSMHHFLGNDFEYALILSGDQLYQMDYDKMIEAHEESGAEISIATIPVNAKDATGFGILKANEENIITSFIEKPDADLLPDWTSEVSDEMKAQGRNYLASMGIYIFNRDLLVELMENPDTNDFGKEIIPQSIDSHKTLSYQYEGYWTDIGTVESFFEANLGLTDDIPKFDLYDRDKRIYTHARMLPTTKISDTVLDKTVISEGCIISASRIERSVIGIRSRIGKESTIINTYMMGNDYYETLEEIDNNKIEILLGIGERCFIKNCIIDKNCRIGDDVKINGGPHLEDTETDTYCIKDGIVVLKKDAVIPKNTIIQ comes from the coding sequence ATGATAAATAACAAAGTTTTATCGATTATCCTGGGTGGCGGACAAGGATCTAGACTTTATCCTCTAACCCAAGAACGATCAAAACCGGCTGTGCCTATTGCAGGTAAATACAGGTTGGTAGATATTCCTATTTCTAACTGTATAAATGCAGATATAAAACGGATTTACGTTTTAACTCAGTTTAATTCTGCAGGTTTAAACAAACACATAAAGAACACCTATCATTTTAGTTTTTTTAGCAGTGCATTTGTAGACGTTCTTGCTGCCGAACAAACACCACAAAGTAAAACCTGGTTTCAAGGAACCGCAGATGCTGTAAGACAGAGCATGCACCACTTTTTAGGTAATGATTTTGAATATGCACTAATTTTATCTGGCGACCAATTATACCAAATGGATTATGATAAAATGATAGAAGCTCATGAAGAAAGTGGTGCAGAAATTTCTATAGCAACAATTCCTGTAAATGCAAAAGATGCCACAGGGTTCGGTATCTTAAAGGCAAACGAAGAAAATATCATTACCTCTTTTATTGAAAAACCCGATGCCGATTTATTACCCGATTGGACCTCTGAAGTAAGCGATGAAATGAAGGCTCAAGGTAGAAATTATCTAGCCTCGATGGGGATTTATATTTTCAATAGAGACCTACTGGTTGAACTCATGGAAAATCCGGATACTAACGATTTTGGTAAGGAAATTATTCCACAATCCATAGATTCTCACAAAACATTAAGTTATCAATACGAAGGGTATTGGACAGATATAGGAACTGTAGAGTCCTTTTTTGAAGCCAACCTTGGATTAACAGACGATATTCCTAAATTCGATTTATACGATAGAGACAAGCGTATATACACCCACGCAAGAATGCTTCCCACAACAAAAATCTCGGATACGGTCTTAGATAAAACCGTAATTTCAGAAGGATGTATTATTAGCGCTTCGAGGATAGAGCGATCAGTTATTGGTATTCGCTCTAGAATTGGAAAAGAGTCTACCATTATTAACACTTACATGATGGGAAATGACTACTACGAAACCTTAGAGGAAATAGATAACAACAAAATTGAAATCTTATTAGGAATTGGTGAACGCTGCTTCATTAAAAACTGCATTATAGACAAAAACTGTAGAATTGGCGATGATGTTAAAATCAATGGAGGACCACATTTAGAGGATACAGAAACAGATACGTATTGTATCAAAGACGGTATTGTAGTTCTCAAAAAAGACGCTGTAATTCCAAAAAATACAATTATTCAATAA
- a CDS encoding alpha-1,4-glucan--maltose-1-phosphate maltosyltransferase has product MLNQKRVVIDYVSPNVNRGEFYIKRVVNELINIEAHILADGHDVLGASVLYKHEDEKLWAEARLGLAVNNEWHGTFAVTKQGFYSYKVQAWVDYALNWQHGIERKIDDGQYVKSELLEGIEYLKAIKDEVEQDDSFYFDHLINIFANENNYDEAIAEARSERLHYIFLKHPKKILANESKTYKAYVDRKKARFSTWYEFFPRSASEHDGVHGTLKDCERLLPRVKNMGFDTLYLPPIHPIGEVNRKGKNNTTEAFEGDVGSTWGIGSRLGGHKDVHPDLGNIDDLKNLVQKAKEQGIEIAMDYALQAAPDHPWVNQHPEWFKWRPDGTVQYAENPPKKYQDILPIYWESEDYENLWKECLDILLHWIDCGVNVFRVDNPHTKPFYFWNWIIAQVKAKHPDVIFLAEAFTAPKVMQQLAKQGYTQSYTYFTWRNTKQELIEYVEELTKTESREYMQPNFWPNTPDINPFHLQGANEAKHIIRYSLAATLSSSIGIYGPVFEYMLSDPLLGREEYNNSEKFQFTHYDWNIQNKLITVITKLNNLRHQNEALQQTNNIKFCHIENENLMAFYKWNDSKTNELLIIISLDAHNMQQGTVQLPLAEMGVDAGHHIEMHDLITDNRYNWQNEWNFVELHPTLPFHIFQMNK; this is encoded by the coding sequence ATGTTAAATCAAAAAAGAGTTGTAATAGATTATGTTTCGCCAAATGTAAATAGAGGCGAATTTTATATTAAGCGTGTCGTAAATGAACTAATTAATATTGAAGCCCACATCTTGGCAGATGGTCATGATGTTCTGGGTGCTTCGGTACTTTATAAACATGAAGACGAAAAACTTTGGGCAGAAGCACGTTTAGGATTAGCAGTAAATAATGAATGGCACGGAACCTTTGCAGTTACAAAACAAGGGTTTTATTCCTATAAAGTTCAAGCTTGGGTAGACTATGCGCTTAACTGGCAACACGGTATAGAGCGTAAAATTGATGATGGACAATACGTTAAATCTGAACTTTTAGAAGGTATTGAATACCTCAAGGCCATTAAAGATGAGGTTGAACAAGACGATTCATTTTACTTTGACCACCTCATCAATATTTTTGCAAACGAAAACAATTACGACGAAGCAATTGCAGAAGCTAGATCTGAGCGTTTACACTATATCTTTCTAAAACACCCTAAAAAAATACTTGCTAACGAAAGCAAAACATATAAAGCCTACGTAGATCGTAAAAAAGCGCGTTTTAGCACTTGGTACGAATTTTTTCCGCGTTCGGCTTCAGAACATGATGGTGTTCATGGCACCCTGAAAGATTGTGAAAGATTATTGCCAAGAGTTAAAAATATGGGGTTTGACACCTTATATCTGCCTCCAATTCATCCCATAGGTGAAGTAAACCGAAAAGGAAAAAACAATACTACAGAAGCTTTTGAAGGTGATGTAGGCTCTACTTGGGGTATTGGTTCTAGGCTTGGCGGACATAAAGATGTACACCCAGATTTAGGTAATATCGATGATTTGAAAAACTTAGTTCAAAAAGCTAAAGAACAAGGTATTGAAATTGCCATGGATTATGCCTTACAAGCTGCTCCAGACCACCCGTGGGTAAACCAACACCCAGAATGGTTTAAATGGCGACCAGATGGAACCGTTCAGTACGCTGAAAACCCTCCAAAAAAATACCAAGATATCCTACCTATTTATTGGGAAAGTGAAGACTACGAAAACCTATGGAAAGAGTGTTTGGACATTCTCTTGCATTGGATAGATTGTGGTGTAAATGTGTTTAGGGTAGATAACCCGCACACAAAACCTTTTTACTTCTGGAATTGGATCATCGCTCAAGTAAAGGCGAAACACCCAGATGTTATATTTCTGGCCGAGGCCTTTACCGCGCCTAAAGTCATGCAACAATTGGCTAAACAAGGCTATACACAATCTTACACTTATTTTACTTGGCGTAATACCAAGCAAGAATTAATTGAATATGTGGAAGAGCTTACCAAAACAGAATCTCGTGAATATATGCAACCCAACTTCTGGCCTAATACACCAGACATTAACCCGTTTCATTTACAGGGAGCTAATGAAGCTAAGCATATAATCAGGTACAGTCTGGCGGCTACTTTAAGTTCTAGCATTGGTATTTATGGACCTGTTTTCGAATATATGCTAAGTGATCCTTTGTTGGGTAGAGAAGAATACAACAACTCAGAAAAATTTCAATTCACACATTACGATTGGAATATCCAAAACAAATTAATTACGGTTATTACAAAACTAAATAACCTTAGGCATCAAAACGAAGCACTACAGCAAACCAATAACATAAAATTTTGCCATATAGAAAACGAAAACCTTATGGCGTTTTACAAGTGGAACGATTCTAAAACTAATGAGCTATTAATCATTATTAGTTTAGATGCTCACAATATGCAGCAAGGAACAGTTCAGTTACCGTTGGCAGAAATGGGAGTTGACGCTGGTCATCATATTGAAATGCATGATTTAATTACCGATAATCGTTATAACTGGCAAAACGAGTGGAACTTTGTAGAGTTACATCCTACTTTACCGTTCCATATTTTCCAAATGAATAAATAA